Genomic window (Pseudostreptobacillus hongkongensis):
CTGGTTTAATTATAGAGAAAATATGTATACTTCAGAAATTGATGAAAAAGTATACGCTATTAAACCTATGAACTGTCCAGGATCTATAATAGCATATAAGAATAACTTACATTCATATAAAGATTTACCTTTAAAATATGCAGAAATGGGGCATGTTCATAGACATGAATTTTCAGGGGCCTTACATGGACTTATGAGAGTAAGAGCATTTACTCAAGATGATGCTCACGTGTTCTGTACACCTGATCAAATTAAAGATCAAATTAAAGAAATAGTAACTTTATATGATAAATACTATAGATTATTTGGATTTGATTTCCATGTTGAACTTTCAACTAAACCAGAAAAAGCTGTAGGTTCTGCTGAAGTTTGGGAAAAATCTGAAAAAGCATTAGAAGAAACATTAAAAGAATTAGGAATAGATTATAAAATTAATCCAGGAGATGGAGCATTCTATGGTCCTAAGATAGACTTTAAGATGAAAGATTCTATAGGAAGAATATGGCAAACAGGAACTATACAACTTGATATGAATCTACCAAAAAGATTTGAAATGAGCTATATAGGTAAAGATGGAGAAAAACATGAACCTGTAATGATACATAGAGCAATGTTTGGATCTATGGAAAGATTTATGGGAATATTAATAGAACACTATGCAGGAGCATTCCCAGTTTGGCTTGCACCAACTCAAGTAAAAATAATGACTATATCTCAAGAACAAAAAGAGTTTGCTGAAAACTTATATAAGAGATTATTACATTTAGGGGTTAATGTAGAACTTGACACTAGAGATGAAAAAATATCATACAAGATAAGAGAAGCAAATAGTGTTGAAAAAATACCTGTACAATTAGTAATAGGTAAGAGTGAAGTTGAAAATAATTCAGTAAATGTTAGAAGATTTGGTTCAACTGATAGTGAAAGTATAAATGTAGATAAGTTTATTGAAAACTTATTAGAAGAAATAAATATAAAATTCTAAGGTGATAAATATGGAAAGAAGATATTATAGTGAAGTAGAATTAGAATATGAAATTTCAAAGAAAATTCAAGGTTCATATTCTTGGATGATGTTAGGTTTATTAATTACTTTTGGATTTGTTTTTGGGGCACTTTTTGTACCTGAAATAGCAGTTTTAGCTTATAGAATATATTATGTTTTAGTTATTGCTATGGTAATAGTTGCATTTTCTATGACATTACTTATAAATAAATTATCATCAGTAGCTCTTAAAGGTTTATTTATAGCCTATTCTGTTATAATGGGATTATTTTTATCGCCATTAACATTTATATATGATAATTATTCTATTATAAGTATTTTAATAGGATCAGCTGCAATGTTTGGGTCTATGTCTTTATATGGATATTTAACTCGTGATAATTTACAAGGATATGCAAAATATTTATTTGGAGCACTTATAGGTATGATAGTTTTATCATTATTTAATATGTACTTTAGAAGTAATGGAGTAGATACATTTATTTCTATATTAGGTGTTCTTGTATTTGCTATATATGCAGCAGTAGATACTCAAAGAATAAAAGTAAGTATTTCAGAACTTTATTTCTCAGGCAATGAAGAAATAATCAATAAAGTACAAATTATAGGAGCTTTAAACCTATATGTTGATTTTATTAATTTATTCCTATATTTATTAAGAATATTTGGGAAAAGTAGAGACTAAGTGGAGGAAAATTGAAAAACGCAATAGAAACATTACAAAATAGAAGTTCAGTAAGAAGCTTTACTGGAGAAAGTGTAAAAAAAGAAGATTTAGAATTAATTTTAAAAACAATGCTTAGAAGTCCAAATACAAAAAATTTACAAAGTCTATCATTTATTGTTGTAAATGATAAGAAAAAATTAGAAAAAATTGCAGAGTTTTGTGGAGGACAAAAACAAGTTTCAACTGCAGATGCATTCTTATTAATCGTTGGAGACTATGCAAAAGTAGTAGGAGCTTTAGATAAAGAAAATGTAGAACATGAGCATATATTAGGTAATTTAAATACTATTAAAGAATTATACATAGATGCAGGAGTTTATGCTTCAACATTTTCAACTTTATCAGAATCTTTAGGGTATGGATCAACTGTAATAGGTGGAGTATCTCATAGACCACTTGAAATGGCAGAATATTTAGGGCTTCCTAAATTAACTTTCCCACTATTAGGGGTAACTATAGGGTGTCCTGATCCTTCAAGACAAAATCCAACAGTTAAGCCAAGAACAAATTATGAAAATGTTGTATTCTTTAATGAATATAGCTTAGATAAAGCAATAGATGGTGTTGTTGAGTATAATGAAAGATTAGGTAAATGGTGGGAAGAATTAGGATTAAATATGCCTTCTCATTTAGATACTTTAAAAGCAGATTTAAAAGAATTTAAAAATGATAAATTAAAAGAATGGTTCGAAGAACAAGGATTTATAAACAAATAAGGATTAAAGAGCATATACTTTAGGTATATGCTTTTTTCTTGACTTATACATTAAAAAAAGTTACACTTTTACTGAAAGAGATGTGATTGTTTATGAAACATTATTTAGAGAGTGTAGACCTGTATTTAGAAATAGATAAGGGCCTTAATATTACAAGTGATGCTCTTAATTTGTCAAGGTTTATAAAAAATGAACTAAAAAATAGTAATAAAATAGGAGATTGTATAGATATAGGAAGTGGTATAGGTACTTTAAGTTTTTTACTTTTTAGACAGGATAAAATAAATAAATTTTATTGTGTTGAAATTCAAAAAAAAGTATATGAAATGTTAAAGAAAAATATATTGGAAAATAAGTTAGAAGATAAAATATTAGCCTTTAATACTGATATTAAAGAATTTATGGTAGATGAGTATAAAGAAAGATTTCAATATATAGTTTCTAATCCCCCTTTTTATAAAGTAAATAGTGGAAAGCTTCCTGAAGATGAATATTTAAAAATATCAAAATTTGAGATATTACTTAATTTAGAAGACTTATTTAAAATTTCATCATATATTTTAAAAGATGATGGTAATTTTTTCTTGATTTTACCATATGAAAGAGAAAAGGAAGTTTTAAAAAATAAGTATTTTGATATAATTAATAGTGAAAAAATATTGAATAATAAAAAATCATTTATAATGTATAATTTAAAAAAGAAGGAGAAATAATATGAGTAAAGCATTGGTTGTAGGTAGTTTAAATATGGATATTACTACAAAAGTAGATAATCTTCCTAAACTTGGAGAAACTATTTTTGGTCATTCTTTTTATAAAAGTTGTGGTGGTAAAGGTGCAAATCAAGCTGTAGCCATATCTAAACTTGGAATGGAAACAGAAATACTAGGTATGGTTGGTAGAGATTCTGATGGTAAAGAATTAATACAAAATTTAGAAAAATATAGCGTTAAATCAAGAGTTTTAGAAAGTGATACACCTACTGGACGTGCAATTATTACTGTTGATAAAAATGGTGATAATAATATTATAGTTATACCTGGAAGTAATTTAGATTTAAATAAAAATGATATAGATAATAATATTAACTTTATAGAAGATTCTGATGTAGTTGTATTTCAAAATGAAATTAAACTTGAAACTATAGAATATGCCTTACTTAAATCTAAAGAATTGAATAAAATTACTGTATTTAATCCAGCACCAGCTACGAAATTAAATAAAAGTATATTTGAAAATACGGATTATTTAGTTGTTAATGAAACTGAACTTGAAGTAGTTTTTGAAGTTAGTATAAATGAAGTAAATTTTGAAGAAAAAATTATGGATATAAAGAGAAAAAATAATATTAGTAATATAATATTAACTATGGGAGATAAGGGGGCATATTTATTTGATGATAAATATATACATTATCCACCAAAGAAAGTTAAAGCTATAGATTCAACGGCAGCTGGAGATTCATTTATAGGTGCTTTTGTTAAAAAATTAATTGAAACTAATGATAAAGATTATGCTATGAAATATGCAACTTGTGTATCTGCTATAGTCGTAACAAGAAAAGGAGCGCAAGATTCTATACCTACAGAAATAGAGATAGAAAATATAATTAAAGAGAATAACTGGATATAATTAATAAGACTAATTTTTATGTTTATTAAAAGTTAGTCTTTTTATTTTTAAAAAACAATTTGCAAAATAATTAAAAAAATAACATTTTAATGAAAATAAAAGGATTTAGACTTGAAAATTAATGGGGGGGGGGTGGTATAATATGGGTAAATTTAGGAGGAGTGTTAAATATGAAAATCAATAAAAAAATTATTTTTTCGTTAATTTTTTGTTCGATAATTTCTTTAGGAGCAAAGGCGATACCTGATGATGGTATGATTTATCTAGACGTTGATGGAAACGTACTAGTAAAAGCAGATGATAATAAGTATTATAAACCATCTAGTTTTGATGCAAGTGGAAATGTAAAAGCTGGTGAAACAGAAGTGACACTTTCTAGATCTTTAAATGCAACAGCTAAAGTACCAGACTATATCCTTAATGGTAACCATACAGGACCTAACTCTATTGCAATAGGACTTAGTTCTAATTCAGATGGTGATTCGAGTATAGCAGTAGGTAATCATGCACAAATTGCAACTGAGAATACAACATTAACAAGTATAGCTATAGGAAATAATGCTTATGTATTAAATAGAGTAGGGAGGCAAGAACGTACGTTTAGTTTTATACCTGACCCTACAAAAGTGGCTGGAGGAATAGCTATAGGAGCTAATACTTCTGCTAGTTCTGGAACTACAGATATAGGAAATAAGACATATACAGGAGCTATGGGAGGACTTACTTCACTTGGTTGGGCAGATACTAAAGTTAAAATGGTAAATATGACTACAGTAGGATCTAATAGCTATACTAAAGGTTTTTTTGCTAATATATTTGGTACTTATTCTATAATGACTGGAAATTTTGATGAAAGTGGTTTTTTTAATTCAATTTCTTATGGTGGACAAAACTTTGGAGCTTTAATAAATGGATCATTTAATAGTATACGTTCAAAAGGTCATGGTGGAACAAGTGGGGTAGCTAATAGTATAGTTGGTATAGGAAATATTGCTGAAAATTCAAACGGGTCTTTAATATTTGGAGCAGGTAATAAGATAACTAACTCAATCGTTAGTATAACTTCATTTAGTGCTGAAAGTAATGTAGATAAAATGGTTGATAAAATTCAAAGTGCAGTAAGAAAGGCGAATAGTGGAGGATCAACTCTAGCATTTGGTGGAGGAAACACTGCAGATTATACAAGATTAACTTCAATAATTGGGGTTAATAATACATTAACAGGTACTGAAAATGATAAAAGTGTACAAAATAGTGTAACAGGATATAGAAATACTCTTACAAATTCTAGTAATACTAATCTAATAGGAAGCGACAACACTATTACTTTTGGAAAACAAAATACTATCTTTGGAGACAATCATCTATTAAAAGGAACAGCTGCTGAAAAAGCAACAGGAAACATATTGATAGGATTTAATAGTGAAAAGAAAGAAGATAGAGTAAAAGCAAGTGCAAAAGATATAGTATCTATAGGAAATGACATAGAAGCTTCATTAGATCATTCAGTATACCTAGGAAATTTAAGTAAAAATCCTGAAAGTAATAGAAGTAAATTAATGGATGCTTATGCAACAGAAAAAATATTAGGAACAACATTAAATTTTGCAGGATCAACACCTTATGGAATAGTATCTATAGGAAGTGAAGGGAAGGAAAGAAGACTAACAAATGTAGCAAGTGGATTTATAGATGCAAATTCAACAGATGCAATAAATGGATCACAACTATATGCAGTAACAAACTTATTAAGTAAAGGATTTAATGTAAAAATAGGAGAAAAGACATATAAATTTAGCTTAGGAGATACATTAGAAATAAAAGGTAATGAACCTATAAAAGTAGAAGATAAAGGAACAACAGCACCAGAGGTAGCATCAAATACTACAACACCAACAGTTACAACAACACCAGGTACAAATCCAGGAACAACTACACCAACGAGTGAAGAAAGTAAGAAAGTAGTGGCAGATATATCAGTAGATTTAAAAGATTATTATAAAAAAGATGAAGCTGATAATAGATTTAAGAAAGTAGAAGATAATGTAGATAATAATACAACAAATATAGGGGTTGCATTAGAAGGTGTAAGTGGAGCAATGGCAATGGCAAGTTTACCACAAATAAATGATAGAAGTGCAAAGAGATTTAATATAGCAACAGGATATGCAACATATGGAGGGACACATTCATTTGCATTAGGACTAAGTGGAGTAAATAAAGAAGGAAACTTGGTGTATAAGGCAAGTGGAAGTTTAAGTTCGAAAGGAAAAGTAGGATTTGCAGTAGGACTAGGATATCAATTTATTGATAAAGATGAAGTAAATGAAATTGATCTTTTAAGAAAAGAAAATCAAGAATTAAAAGAAAGATTAGAAAATATTGAAAAATATTTGAAAGTTAACAATAAATAATTTAAATGTAGATGGAGAGTAGAATTTACTATTCTCCATTTTTATATTTTTAAAAAATTAATATTTTTATACTTGACTTTTTTTGTTTTCAAGGTAATATATATTAAGAATTCAAAAAAATGAAAAGTGGTTATTATGGAAAATATTAGAATAATAAATAAAGTAGAAATTGCACTAATACATATTTCAAGAGATATATTAACTTTACATATTGGTGATAAGGTAAATCCTGTTAAATATTATTCTGAGATTTTAGGTTTATCAGTTGGAACCGTACAGAAAGCATTTGATATATTAGAAAATGAAGAAGTTATACGTTTATCTAAAAAAGGTGCTTTTGGTAAAAATGTTGAATATATGAATAAAGAAAAATTAATTAAAAAAGCTGATTTAAAATCTATAGTTGGAGTTATGCCTCTTCCTTATTCTAAAAGATATGAGGGACTTGCAACTGCTATTAAATCTGCATTTGAAAGTTATGGAATAAATTTTTATTTTGCATATATGCAAGGATCTAGAGTAAGACTTAAATTATTAAAAGAAGGTATTTATGATTTTGCCATAATGTCTAATCTTGCTTATTTAAATTCTAATGATAAAGAAATTAAAAAGATAATTAGTTTAGGAAATGAAAGTTATGTTTCTAAACATGTACTTTTATCGGTTAATGATAATAGTAGAAAGTTAAGAGTAGGAATAGATAAAAATTCAGAAGATCAGTCTTTTTTATCTAGTAAGTATTATGAAAATAATAAATGTGATTTTATACAAGTTAATTCAGATAGTATAATTAGTAATTTAAAAAATAATATAATTGATCAGGCAATTTTAAGTATAGATGAATTAGAAGAAAATTATTATGAAGGCATAAATATTAAGGATATAGATATTAAAGAAAAAGAACTTGCAAATATTGCTGTACTTGTATCTAAAAAAGGAAATACATTAATAGAAAGTCTTCTAAAGGAAATAATTAATACAAGTGAAATAAAAGCAATACAAGAAAAGGTTTTAAAAAAAGAAATGTTACCAAGGTACTAAAAATTTTTAAATCAAATATTCAAAAAAATGAAAAATGGAGGAGAAGTGGAGAAGTTAAGTTTTAGATTAAGTTTATTAAAAGATAGTGGAGTAATAGATCAAGATAAATATGATAAATTACAAAGTATAATTAGTTATTTTAAAGAAAAAGAAAATATAGTTATGACTGATGATAATTCATCAAGTTTTATAACTCATATTTCTATGGTTTTAAATAGGATAGAAAAAAATGAAAAAATCGAATCACTTGGTGAAGATGAATTAAATGATTTGATGGATTTTAATAGTTTTGAAAAAGCGAATAATATACTTTCAGATTTAGAACTTAGTATATTTGGGAAATTACCTGAATATGAAAAAGGATATATATTAGCACATTTAATAAATTTATTGGAAGGAGTAAATAATATATGAAGATTGTAGTTGGTGGACAAATTGACAAAGAAATGGTAAAAGAAGTGTTACTTAAAGAATTCCCATCAGCAGATATAGATATTAAAAGTGATATAGATGCTGCTATGGCTATGAAATTAGGTAAATATGATTATTATTTTGGTGCATGTAATACAGGTGGAGGAGGAGCTCTTGCTATGGCAATTGCAATACTTGGTGCAGATAAATGCTTGACAGTTGCAATGCCAGGTAATATTCTTTCTGAAGCTGATGTTGAAAAAGGAATAAAAGAAGGTAAGATTGCTTTTGGATTTACTCCATATGCAGCTAATCAAAGTATAGAAATGATTAAAAAATATATAGGAGGATAGACATGATTAATTATGTTGTTATGGCATTACTAGCTGGACTTGCATCAGTTTTAGCTAATCAAGGTATTGCGGTATTTAATGATGGTTTAAGACCTTTAATTCCTGAAAATTTAGAAGGTAGACTTGATAGAAAAGCGTTATCTGCAACAAGTTTTGCTTTAAGTTTTGGGTTAGTTATTGGATTTGGTATACCATTTTCTATAGGGAAAACAATAATTCTTATCCACAGTATTTTACTTGGAACAGATATTATAGGTACAGTATTTCCTAAGAATGAAAAAGGTATAGTTGGTTCTGCTATTGTTGGTGGTATTTATGGAATGGGACTTGTAGCAGGATTACAATTTATTGTAGATTTATTTGATAAATTACCAGTTAATTTCTTGAAACATTTATCTACTATGGGAAGCCCAATTATAGTGGCATTTGCTGTATTCCCAGTATTAGTAATAGGTTATCAATATGGAGTTAAAAAAGGTATTTTCTCTTTAATATGTGTATTAATTTCAAGACAAGTAATATCAGTTTTTGGTAAGTTTACTTTAGGAAGTTTAGCTATTAGCTTAAATGCTGATGGTATAGCATTATTAGTTGGTGTAGTTATAATGCTTGTATTTGCAATAACTGATAAGACTGAAAGTACTAATGCTAATGCAGCACTTCTTGGAATATTCTCTGAAAGAGTTGCAAAAGTTAAAAAGAATATATTAATTCTTTCTGTTATGGGTGGTTTAGTTTCTGCAGCAGTTAGTCTTGGAATGCTTGCAGGAGATCCTATTTCACTTAATTTACTTGCTGAAGGTAAAGCAGCAGATGCAGGACTTGTAGCTTTAGCTAGAACTATAGGGTTTATACCACTTGTAGCAACTACTGCAATTACAACTGGTGTATACGGCCCAACTGGATTAACATTTGTATTTGTTATAGGTATATTTGTTAAAAATCCTATACTTGCATTTATATTAGGAGCTCTAACTTTATCTCTTGAAATACTTTTATTAGAAAGAATTGCAAAATTATTAGATAGATTCCCAGGAATTAAAGCATGTGGAGATCAAATAAGAACTAGTATGACAAAAGTACTTGAAGTAGCTTTACTTGTTGGTTCAATGGTAGCTTGTAATAATATGGCAGATGGAAATGGTTTAGGTTTCTTATTTGTTATAGGTGTATATTTATTAAATAAAGCATCTAAAAAACCACTTGTTGATATGGCAGTAGGACCTATAGCTACAATACTATTTGGAATAATATTAAATATATTATACTTAATAAACTTATTTGTACCTGTAGTACCTGCAAGTTAGGAGAAATATGTTAAAAGATGGATACACACTTATGCATGAGCATATGTTTATTGATTTATCAGGGGTAAAAAACAATCTTGATTGTAGATTAGATTGTCTTGATGAGACTATAAATGAAATGAAAAAACTATACTCTAAAGGGGTAAGAAATATAACAGAAGTTACTAATATGGGTATGGGACGTGATGTTAATTATATTAAAAAAATCTCACAAGAAAGTGGAATTAATTTTATTTGTGCAACTGGATATTATAAAGAGCCATTTTTACCAGATTATGTAAAAGATACAACTGTAGATGAACTTGCAGAAATTATGATAAAAGATATAGAAATAGGTATAGATGGAAGTGATGTTAAAGCACAAATTATTGGAGAAATTGGAACAAGTAAAAATGAAATGACAGATCTTGAAAAGAAAGTTTTCTTAAGTGCGATAAAAGCACATAAAAAAACAGGTGTTCCTATAACTACACATACTACACTTGGAACTTATGGTTTAGATCAAATAGAATTTTTTGAAGAAAATGGAGTTGATTTAAATAAGGTAGTTATAGGTCATGTAGATCTTAGTGGAGATATAGATTATGTTTTATCTATTCTTAAAAAAGGAGCTTATGTAGAATTTGACACTATAGGTAAAAATAATTATCTATCAGATGATATTAGAGTTGATATGTTAAAAGTTATAGAAGAAAAAGGATATATAGATAGAGTATTTTTATCTTTAGATATAACTAGAAAATCTAATATGGAATATATGGGAGGTATAGGATATTCATATATATTTGATATATTTATACCTAAATTATTAGAAAAAGGACTAAGTAAAGAATCTATAGATAAGATGCTTTATCATAATCCTAGAAGATTTTTTAATGTATCAGAATAGGGGATTTTATGAAGAAAATATTAAGTTTTTTAGCGTTATTTATATTTACAACTATATCGATGTCAGCAACTCTTAATGATATTGATACAGTTACAGAAAAATATGTTAAGGATAAAGTTATACCAGGATCTGTTGTTCTTGTTGCAAAAGATGGTAATATACTTTATTATAAAGCTCACGGGTATGCACAAGTTTTAGAAAACGGTGAAGAAAAAATTAGAGATATGAAAGAAGATACTATATTTGATCTTGCATCACTTACTAAAATATTTGCAACAACTCAGGCTATAATGAAACTAAATTCTGAAGGTAAGTTAAATCTTGAAGATAAAGTTGTTAAATACATTCCTGAATTTGGTAAAAATGGTAAAGAGAATATTAAAATATATGATTTACTAACTCATACTTCAGGTCTTACTCCTTGGTTACCTATATATTACCATGCTAAAAATTCAAAAGAAACTTTAGAATATATATGTAATTTAGGGCTAGAATATCCTACAGGAACAGCTAGAAAATATAGTGATTTATCATTTATGACATTAGGTTTTATTGTTGAATCTATTACAAAACAAAAATTAAATGATTATGTTTTAAATGAAATATATATGCCTTTAGGATTGAAAAGAACTAGATTTTTACCTCTTG
Coding sequences:
- a CDS encoding YadA-like family protein; this translates as MKINKKIIFSLIFCSIISLGAKAIPDDGMIYLDVDGNVLVKADDNKYYKPSSFDASGNVKAGETEVTLSRSLNATAKVPDYILNGNHTGPNSIAIGLSSNSDGDSSIAVGNHAQIATENTTLTSIAIGNNAYVLNRVGRQERTFSFIPDPTKVAGGIAIGANTSASSGTTDIGNKTYTGAMGGLTSLGWADTKVKMVNMTTVGSNSYTKGFFANIFGTYSIMTGNFDESGFFNSISYGGQNFGALINGSFNSIRSKGHGGTSGVANSIVGIGNIAENSNGSLIFGAGNKITNSIVSITSFSAESNVDKMVDKIQSAVRKANSGGSTLAFGGGNTADYTRLTSIIGVNNTLTGTENDKSVQNSVTGYRNTLTNSSNTNLIGSDNTITFGKQNTIFGDNHLLKGTAAEKATGNILIGFNSEKKEDRVKASAKDIVSIGNDIEASLDHSVYLGNLSKNPESNRSKLMDAYATEKILGTTLNFAGSTPYGIVSIGSEGKERRLTNVASGFIDANSTDAINGSQLYAVTNLLSKGFNVKIGEKTYKFSLGDTLEIKGNEPIKVEDKGTTAPEVASNTTTPTVTTTPGTNPGTTTPTSEESKKVVADISVDLKDYYKKDEADNRFKKVEDNVDNNTTNIGVALEGVSGAMAMASLPQINDRSAKRFNIATGYATYGGTHSFALGLSGVNKEGNLVYKASGSLSSKGKVGFAVGLGYQFIDKDEVNEIDLLRKENQELKERLENIEKYLKVNNK
- a CDS encoding phosphotriesterase family protein, with product MLKDGYTLMHEHMFIDLSGVKNNLDCRLDCLDETINEMKKLYSKGVRNITEVTNMGMGRDVNYIKKISQESGINFICATGYYKEPFLPDYVKDTTVDELAEIMIKDIEIGIDGSDVKAQIIGEIGTSKNEMTDLEKKVFLSAIKAHKKTGVPITTHTTLGTYGLDQIEFFEENGVDLNKVVIGHVDLSGDIDYVLSILKKGAYVEFDTIGKNNYLSDDIRVDMLKVIEEKGYIDRVFLSLDITRKSNMEYMGGIGYSYIFDIFIPKLLEKGLSKESIDKMLYHNPRRFFNVSE
- a CDS encoding serine hydrolase, whose amino-acid sequence is MKKILSFLALFIFTTISMSATLNDIDTVTEKYVKDKVIPGSVVLVAKDGNILYYKAHGYAQVLENGEEKIRDMKEDTIFDLASLTKIFATTQAIMKLNSEGKLNLEDKVVKYIPEFGKNGKENIKIYDLLTHTSGLTPWLPIYYHAKNSKETLEYICNLGLEYPTGTARKYSDLSFMTLGFIVESITKQKLNDYVLNEIYMPLGLKRTRFLPLEVYSKNMIASTSHGNPFEERMVKDPNFGYKIDEDFNSFRYWRRDTLTGSVNDGNSYYANNGVAGHAGLYSTAYDLYLLGQELLNPKKIYTKDVRDKFVSVQSSFGHGYGYEINRGGEKSGYMGMYSNEKFVGHTGFTGTQVVYDLDNNIQVIILTNKQNYGTNENTQYKSTWPYAREVMKIVGEVLYQK
- a CDS encoding YhfT family protein — its product is MINYVVMALLAGLASVLANQGIAVFNDGLRPLIPENLEGRLDRKALSATSFALSFGLVIGFGIPFSIGKTIILIHSILLGTDIIGTVFPKNEKGIVGSAIVGGIYGMGLVAGLQFIVDLFDKLPVNFLKHLSTMGSPIIVAFAVFPVLVIGYQYGVKKGIFSLICVLISRQVISVFGKFTLGSLAISLNADGIALLVGVVIMLVFAITDKTESTNANAALLGIFSERVAKVKKNILILSVMGGLVSAAVSLGMLAGDPISLNLLAEGKAADAGLVALARTIGFIPLVATTAITTGVYGPTGLTFVFVIGIFVKNPILAFILGALTLSLEILLLERIAKLLDRFPGIKACGDQIRTSMTKVLEVALLVGSMVACNNMADGNGLGFLFVIGVYLLNKASKKPLVDMAVGPIATILFGIILNILYLINLFVPVVPAS
- a CDS encoding PRD domain-containing protein; protein product: MEKLSFRLSLLKDSGVIDQDKYDKLQSIISYFKEKENIVMTDDNSSSFITHISMVLNRIEKNEKIESLGEDELNDLMDFNSFEKANNILSDLELSIFGKLPEYEKGYILAHLINLLEGVNNI
- a CDS encoding DUF2620 domain-containing protein, with the translated sequence MKIVVGGQIDKEMVKEVLLKEFPSADIDIKSDIDAAMAMKLGKYDYYFGACNTGGGGALAMAIAILGADKCLTVAMPGNILSEADVEKGIKEGKIAFGFTPYAANQSIEMIKKYIGG
- a CDS encoding Bax inhibitor-1/YccA family protein — translated: MERRYYSEVELEYEISKKIQGSYSWMMLGLLITFGFVFGALFVPEIAVLAYRIYYVLVIAMVIVAFSMTLLINKLSSVALKGLFIAYSVIMGLFLSPLTFIYDNYSIISILIGSAAMFGSMSLYGYLTRDNLQGYAKYLFGALIGMIVLSLFNMYFRSNGVDTFISILGVLVFAIYAAVDTQRIKVSISELYFSGNEEIINKVQIIGALNLYVDFINLFLYLLRIFGKSRD
- the thrS gene encoding threonine--tRNA ligase; amino-acid sequence: MLEIMLPDGAKKEIESMSVIEFAKSISPSLAKKTVGAVFNGTNVDTSYVINESGNIELITTDTKEGLFILRHSAAHVMAEAVMNLFPNTKVTIGPAIENGFYYDFDTERPFTEEDLVKIEAEMKRLIKLNYKFTREVWSREEARKYFEKLGQNYKVEILDSLEGDDFSIYTQGEFTDLCRGTHLPSTGYIKAVKLLNSAGAYWRGDSNNKMLQRIYGTAFYTQAELEEYVRQVEEAERRDHRKLGKQLNLFFIDDHGPGFPFFMPKGTRLFNRLQELWRIEHNKQAYDEIRTPIMLDKELWEISGHWFNYRENMYTSEIDEKVYAIKPMNCPGSIIAYKNNLHSYKDLPLKYAEMGHVHRHEFSGALHGLMRVRAFTQDDAHVFCTPDQIKDQIKEIVTLYDKYYRLFGFDFHVELSTKPEKAVGSAEVWEKSEKALEETLKELGIDYKINPGDGAFYGPKIDFKMKDSIGRIWQTGTIQLDMNLPKRFEMSYIGKDGEKHEPVMIHRAMFGSMERFMGILIEHYAGAFPVWLAPTQVKIMTISQEQKEFAENLYKRLLHLGVNVELDTRDEKISYKIREANSVEKIPVQLVIGKSEVENNSVNVRRFGSTDSESINVDKFIENLLEEINIKF
- the yhfZ gene encoding GntR family transcriptional regulator YhfZ, translating into MENIRIINKVEIALIHISRDILTLHIGDKVNPVKYYSEILGLSVGTVQKAFDILENEEVIRLSKKGAFGKNVEYMNKEKLIKKADLKSIVGVMPLPYSKRYEGLATAIKSAFESYGINFYFAYMQGSRVRLKLLKEGIYDFAIMSNLAYLNSNDKEIKKIISLGNESYVSKHVLLSVNDNSRKLRVGIDKNSEDQSFLSSKYYENNKCDFIQVNSDSIISNLKNNIIDQAILSIDELEENYYEGINIKDIDIKEKELANIAVLVSKKGNTLIESLLKEIINTSEIKAIQEKVLKKEMLPRY
- a CDS encoding nitroreductase family protein, which gives rise to MKNAIETLQNRSSVRSFTGESVKKEDLELILKTMLRSPNTKNLQSLSFIVVNDKKKLEKIAEFCGGQKQVSTADAFLLIVGDYAKVVGALDKENVEHEHILGNLNTIKELYIDAGVYASTFSTLSESLGYGSTVIGGVSHRPLEMAEYLGLPKLTFPLLGVTIGCPDPSRQNPTVKPRTNYENVVFFNEYSLDKAIDGVVEYNERLGKWWEELGLNMPSHLDTLKADLKEFKNDKLKEWFEEQGFINK
- a CDS encoding methyltransferase, whose translation is MKHYLESVDLYLEIDKGLNITSDALNLSRFIKNELKNSNKIGDCIDIGSGIGTLSFLLFRQDKINKFYCVEIQKKVYEMLKKNILENKLEDKILAFNTDIKEFMVDEYKERFQYIVSNPPFYKVNSGKLPEDEYLKISKFEILLNLEDLFKISSYILKDDGNFFLILPYEREKEVLKNKYFDIINSEKILNNKKSFIMYNLKKKEK
- the rbsK gene encoding ribokinase: MSKALVVGSLNMDITTKVDNLPKLGETIFGHSFYKSCGGKGANQAVAISKLGMETEILGMVGRDSDGKELIQNLEKYSVKSRVLESDTPTGRAIITVDKNGDNNIIVIPGSNLDLNKNDIDNNINFIEDSDVVVFQNEIKLETIEYALLKSKELNKITVFNPAPATKLNKSIFENTDYLVVNETELEVVFEVSINEVNFEEKIMDIKRKNNISNIILTMGDKGAYLFDDKYIHYPPKKVKAIDSTAAGDSFIGAFVKKLIETNDKDYAMKYATCVSAIVVTRKGAQDSIPTEIEIENIIKENNWI